The proteins below come from a single Leptotrichia sp. oral taxon 223 genomic window:
- a CDS encoding helicase, with amino-acid sequence MIQEKTRYTKTGKRIEVYEFKAKLHQKVVMSKNQFEEHILPKHPEISLEIIKEVLENPDFVTKQSKSRKEHFYQKKLGKLNYFVVISQHKNVKNLRFVLTAFMAKDTNFLKEKNIHYRYKK; translated from the coding sequence ATGATACAGGAAAAAACTAGATACACAAAGACAGGCAAACGAATAGAAGTCTACGAATTTAAAGCCAAACTGCATCAAAAAGTAGTAATGAGCAAAAATCAGTTTGAAGAGCATATTTTGCCAAAACATCCTGAAATCTCGCTAGAAATAATAAAAGAAGTACTAGAAAATCCAGATTTTGTGACAAAGCAGTCAAAATCTCGAAAAGAACATTTTTATCAAAAAAAACTTGGAAAATTAAATTATTTTGTAGTAATTTCCCAACATAAAAATGTAAAAAATTTAAGATTTGTATTAACAGCTTTCATGGCGAAAGATACAAACTTTTTGAAAGAAAAAAATATACATTACAGATATAAGAAATAA
- the murJ gene encoding murein biosynthesis integral membrane protein MurJ — protein MFKSSFIVMIINMLSRILGLVREMIIGSVFGATGMTDAYFSATKIPNFFTTLFGEGSLGTVFIPIYNRGIEEQGKERTDEFVFSVLNLIVAFTSTMSILMIIFSRQILKITTKFTDSERFETANILLKIVAFYFLFIALSGVVSSLLNNYKKFAVAASMGIVFNLTIIIGTLFLKNKMGIYGLGIAYLLSGVFQLTMMLPQFFQIVRTYKFTFNLKDEYVVEMFKLMIPTLIGIFGYQINEIIDNRYATMLPKGTVSALNYASRLYLLPIGVFAISLSVVIFPTLSKAVIKNNMKTVRRVVHQGLYMLAFLIVPSSVILFGYAQEIVALIYKRGHFTTRSVVITSETLQFYAIGLLFFSTIHLLTRSHYVFKDRTLPVISSFTAIGINIILDELLYRQYLHVGLTFATSFAAMVNFLILYTSLAKRYVKLRTFKYLVILIVTFAISGFSFYISKMVKLNLLGRFDIAINLIVFAVIYLLIWFILISIFRKDLIEKMLKRVLNRG, from the coding sequence ATGTTTAAATCTAGTTTTATAGTAATGATAATAAATATGCTAAGCCGTATTCTAGGGCTTGTCCGTGAAATGATTATTGGAAGTGTATTTGGAGCAACAGGAATGACAGACGCATATTTTAGTGCCACAAAAATTCCAAACTTCTTTACAACATTATTTGGAGAAGGATCGCTTGGTACAGTTTTCATTCCAATTTATAATCGTGGAATCGAAGAGCAAGGAAAAGAAAGAACAGATGAATTTGTTTTTTCAGTATTAAACTTAATAGTTGCATTTACATCGACAATGTCAATTTTAATGATTATATTTTCAAGACAAATTTTAAAAATAACAACAAAGTTTACAGATTCAGAAAGGTTTGAAACAGCCAACATTCTTCTAAAAATAGTTGCTTTTTATTTTTTGTTTATTGCACTTTCTGGAGTAGTATCGTCATTATTGAATAATTATAAAAAGTTTGCAGTTGCAGCTTCAATGGGAATTGTGTTTAATTTGACAATTATAATTGGAACGCTTTTTTTGAAAAATAAAATGGGTATTTACGGCTTAGGAATTGCATATTTACTATCTGGTGTTTTCCAACTGACTATGATGTTACCACAATTTTTTCAGATAGTAAGAACATACAAATTTACTTTTAATTTAAAAGACGAGTATGTAGTAGAAATGTTCAAATTAATGATTCCAACACTAATTGGCATTTTTGGCTATCAAATAAACGAAATTATAGACAACCGTTATGCAACAATGTTACCAAAAGGAACTGTTAGTGCTTTAAATTATGCCAGCCGTCTATACTTGTTACCAATTGGAGTTTTTGCCATTTCATTATCAGTAGTAATATTTCCTACATTGTCAAAAGCTGTGATAAAAAACAATATGAAAACAGTACGAAGAGTAGTTCATCAAGGTTTATACATGTTAGCATTTTTAATAGTTCCATCTTCAGTTATATTATTCGGTTATGCACAGGAAATTGTAGCGTTGATTTACAAAAGAGGACATTTTACAACAAGAAGTGTGGTTATAACATCCGAAACATTACAATTTTACGCAATTGGGCTATTATTTTTCTCAACAATACATCTTTTAACAAGAAGCCATTATGTATTTAAAGATAGAACTTTGCCTGTAATTTCTTCATTTACAGCAATTGGTATCAATATTATTTTAGACGAGTTATTATATAGACAGTACCTGCACGTTGGACTGACATTCGCAACATCATTTGCTGCAATGGTAAATTTCTTAATTTTATATACTTCGCTTGCAAAAAGATACGTAAAATTACGGACTTTCAAGTATCTCGTAATACTTATTGTTACATTTGCAATTTCAGGATTTTCTTTTTATATTTCAAAAATGGTAAAATTAAATTTGCTTGGAAGATTTGACATCGCAATAAATTTAATAGTATTTGCTGTGATTTACCTACTTATCTGGTTTATCTTAATTTCAATTTTCAGAAAAGATTTAATTGAAAAAATGCTAAAAAGAGTTTTGAACAGAGGTTAA